Proteins from a genomic interval of Ensifer canadensis:
- a CDS encoding 4'-phosphopantetheinyl transferase family protein: MRPSLDRIGPNFIDIWRWSLDPAPCEIDRLFPMLSGEEKARASRFVYPEHRQHFIAGRAGLRLVLGHYLHLPPHRIGLTYNVFGKPRIAGASELLHFNLSHSADVAMLAVSDHYPVGIDVEAIKPLKEDIAGHFFSKRECAALAAFAGDDYLNAFYRCWTRKEAFVKAHGAGLSLPLDSFDVTVDAASRPRLESLDGDRDAPLNWSLFDLASPPGFAGTLAALTLGNAVHLRYSDHNVLALKASVAHPAHTDPRQRQNGGSRAIPV; encoded by the coding sequence ATGCGACCTAGCTTGGATCGGATCGGTCCCAACTTCATCGACATCTGGCGCTGGAGCCTTGATCCGGCCCCGTGTGAAATTGACCGCTTGTTCCCAATGCTGAGCGGTGAGGAGAAGGCGCGAGCCTCCCGTTTCGTCTATCCGGAACATCGCCAACACTTCATAGCCGGCCGTGCCGGCTTGCGCCTCGTGCTCGGCCACTACCTCCACCTGCCGCCGCACCGCATCGGTCTGACCTACAACGTCTTCGGCAAGCCGCGCATCGCCGGCGCATCGGAGTTGCTGCATTTCAATCTCAGCCACAGCGCCGATGTGGCTATGCTGGCGGTCTCCGACCATTACCCCGTTGGCATCGACGTCGAAGCAATCAAGCCGCTGAAAGAGGATATTGCCGGACATTTCTTTTCGAAGCGCGAGTGCGCGGCTCTCGCGGCCTTTGCCGGCGACGACTATCTCAACGCGTTCTATCGCTGCTGGACGCGCAAGGAGGCTTTCGTGAAGGCTCATGGCGCCGGGCTGTCGCTGCCGCTGGACTCATTCGACGTCACCGTCGACGCAGCCTCCCGTCCAAGGCTCGAATCCCTTGATGGTGACAGAGATGCGCCGCTGAACTGGAGCCTCTTCGACCTCGCGAGCCCGCCTGGTTTCGCTGGCACCCTGGCAGCGCTCACCCTCGGCAATGCCGTCCATCTTCGCTATAGCGATCACAATGTCCTGGCGCTCAAAGCGTCAGTCGCGCATCCAGCACATACCGATCCCCGGCAGCGTCAAAATGGTGGCAGCCGAGCAATCCCGGTTTGA
- a CDS encoding glucosamine inositolphosphorylceramide transferase family protein, translating to MRVTSLPLRIAVLVEQNEHFENWQLMVFDRIVADPRYALTALLVHPAPYGVGRSSIFFKLAHRLEQAAFGRQAAYNPCNFDAHKQRIVPLASTQPGAVQAQVAELGLDLVVRMTPNGLPDDAVRELPYGEWALSFSDQKSGAGEWFSYLEVASGAPAVDLALYVRLGASASSVAIASSSFNIKFSAVRNINFIKERAATLLLRELSRLADTGELITTPLPARRQSAPPSIDELGRYLGILSGQLVARAKKAVQHKAGTGSAVWTLFTGSGRIDDFEPGVSVEIPPTSTDIKADPFLLQHEGECYLFYEAYADGDRKAHIAVGRFDGDRLEPVGVALNCDYHLSYPFVFRDGDDIFMMPETHQSRRIEIWRCVEFPLKWELHATALNGMSAADSVLTRHDGRWWLFTNLSEFHAYEDHCSELHIFEVDGPGLARITPHKRNPVVLGSTFARNAGRIFAREGRVFRPSQHNAHGIYGYGLNIMEIEQLDLENYRERCIRTIKPDFKPGLLGCHHFDAAGDRYVLDARLTL from the coding sequence ATGCGTGTCACAAGCCTACCATTGCGCATCGCCGTCCTGGTCGAACAGAACGAGCACTTCGAGAATTGGCAACTGATGGTCTTCGATCGGATCGTGGCCGATCCGCGATACGCCCTGACCGCCTTGCTCGTTCATCCGGCACCCTATGGGGTCGGCAGGAGTTCCATCTTCTTCAAGCTCGCCCATCGGCTCGAGCAGGCGGCGTTCGGCCGCCAGGCGGCTTATAACCCCTGCAACTTCGATGCGCACAAACAGCGGATCGTGCCATTGGCATCGACGCAGCCTGGGGCCGTCCAGGCGCAGGTGGCCGAGCTTGGTCTCGATCTGGTGGTCCGCATGACGCCGAACGGTCTGCCCGACGACGCCGTGCGCGAGCTGCCCTATGGCGAATGGGCGCTCTCGTTCTCCGACCAGAAGTCGGGGGCGGGCGAATGGTTCAGCTATCTCGAAGTGGCCAGCGGCGCGCCGGCCGTGGATCTGGCGCTCTACGTTCGGCTCGGGGCTTCCGCTTCCTCGGTTGCCATCGCCTCGTCCTCCTTCAACATCAAGTTCAGCGCGGTCAGGAACATCAACTTCATCAAGGAGCGCGCCGCCACCCTGCTGCTGCGCGAACTGTCGCGACTGGCCGATACCGGCGAGCTCATCACCACGCCGCTGCCGGCGCGCCGGCAATCCGCGCCGCCCTCGATTGACGAGTTGGGCCGGTATCTCGGCATCCTCAGCGGCCAGCTCGTCGCGCGCGCGAAAAAGGCCGTGCAGCACAAGGCCGGCACGGGCTCGGCCGTCTGGACGCTCTTTACCGGCAGCGGCCGCATCGACGATTTCGAGCCAGGCGTTTCCGTCGAAATCCCGCCGACATCGACGGACATCAAGGCGGATCCGTTTCTGCTTCAGCATGAAGGCGAGTGCTACCTGTTCTACGAGGCCTATGCCGATGGCGACCGCAAGGCGCATATCGCGGTCGGCCGCTTTGACGGCGATCGGCTTGAGCCGGTGGGTGTCGCGCTGAACTGCGACTACCACCTGTCCTACCCGTTCGTCTTCCGCGACGGCGACGACATCTTCATGATGCCAGAGACGCATCAGTCCAGGCGCATCGAGATCTGGCGCTGCGTCGAGTTTCCGCTGAAGTGGGAGCTGCATGCGACCGCGCTCAATGGCATGTCTGCCGCCGACAGCGTGCTGACGCGCCATGACGGGCGGTGGTGGCTGTTTACGAACCTCTCCGAGTTCCACGCCTATGAGGATCACTGCAGCGAGCTTCACATCTTTGAAGTCGATGGGCCGGGGCTGGCGCGCATCACGCCGCACAAGCGCAATCCGGTGGTGCTCGGCAGCACGTTTGCCCGCAATGCCGGCCGGATCTTTGCGCGCGAGGGCCGTGTCTTCCGCCCATCGCAGCACAATGCGCACGGCATCTACGGCTACGGGCTGAATATCATGGAAATCGAGCAATTGGACCTGGAGAACTACCGGGAGCGGTGCATCAGAACGATCAAGCCCGATTTCAAACCGGGATTGCTCGGCTGCCACCATTTTGACGCTGCCGGGGATCGGTATGTGCTGGATGCGCGACTGACGCTTTGA
- a CDS encoding condensation domain-containing protein has translation MKETSNTAPVAEPTVIAEFPCSQTQLRCWILDQLKPGNPALNVAVRWEIRGAFRSSTLEAAFRTVIQRHEALRTRFVEVGGRPCQQVVDQVDFRMSVIDLRNVPADQRDQRILSIGEETARAPFDLRSPYLFRVSLLMVENERGFLLITAHQSCFDGWSIRVLGREVGEIAAALDAGRQPAVPDLPLQYGDFSLWQQEYLNSYGFETEKSFWREQLTGAPYFEVIPDTPRGPVKTSRGNILSVNNPSEFSERIDAAARAHRVSLYSFGAAVVSALLHRYTGHDTVMFGSQVAGRDETDLENLIGVFINNVVLRFDMAGDISFAEHVRLATATVTAALNHHRMPFNKLVELVNPVRDPSRNPLISVNFNLQKAFLEDHQYGGFELLSAPSQSPGVIYDLSFIMIGRPSGWRMSIEYNADLFEKSTIESLLRLWQEAYEAALERPSAPLSSLVIPPREIKALRVETGPATAIELMLAAHPSVGSAVVLVEGDGKRVHAFVTPAPTITEPLDRLPDGLMEYLSRQLSQSAMPGGVSVLLNFPRDASGTIDRTALRIPAPPTILAKAVADRVEPTDVSAPVPAARTDQTKALAAIWAEVLGVPTVAPGDNFFALGGHSLLALRMLSGARSKLGAKADLELLFKQPTFGGFSTALFGEAQPSGTDLEPASANPWSVGACGRTDAPYTLYTLNHPFLYYRLATDLGDAVSVYNANMFHADLTGDLASMSLEEIAGHAVDSMGADILKGPVGVMGLCVNGVLAVEIARQLRERGADLRFTAVIDAWAPGYVKSQPRLRRLRWNSERRVKRIGYFTRKLFSGRISFIDYLREFNFTLALLKHLGLRAGTYSQEEAVNADVTDLLVNAARQYRPPSTNEKSVLLFRSEATHRRARKLLFGWGGAITADSEVFDLEGWHEDSLNSNSIQALATIVINRFRSDES, from the coding sequence ATGAAAGAGACAAGCAACACTGCACCTGTCGCCGAACCCACCGTGATTGCGGAGTTCCCCTGTTCCCAGACCCAGTTGCGCTGCTGGATCCTCGACCAGCTGAAGCCAGGCAATCCGGCGCTCAACGTCGCAGTCCGATGGGAGATCCGAGGCGCATTCCGATCCTCGACGTTGGAGGCCGCCTTTCGTACAGTCATCCAGCGTCATGAGGCCCTTCGCACCCGGTTCGTCGAAGTCGGCGGTAGGCCCTGCCAGCAGGTGGTCGACCAAGTCGACTTCAGGATGTCGGTCATCGACCTGCGAAACGTACCTGCCGATCAGCGCGATCAGCGTATCCTCTCGATCGGTGAGGAGACCGCGCGCGCGCCGTTCGACCTCAGAAGTCCCTACCTCTTCCGCGTTTCGCTGCTGATGGTCGAGAACGAGCGGGGCTTTCTACTGATCACCGCCCACCAGAGCTGCTTTGATGGCTGGTCGATCCGCGTGCTTGGCCGCGAGGTCGGCGAGATCGCGGCGGCGCTTGATGCCGGCCGGCAGCCGGCTGTTCCGGACCTGCCGTTGCAATACGGCGATTTCTCGCTGTGGCAGCAGGAGTATCTGAACAGCTACGGTTTCGAGACCGAGAAGTCATTCTGGCGCGAACAGCTGACCGGAGCGCCCTATTTCGAAGTTATTCCCGACACGCCGCGCGGACCGGTCAAGACCAGCCGCGGCAATATCCTGTCCGTCAACAACCCGAGCGAGTTCAGCGAGCGGATCGACGCCGCCGCCCGCGCGCATAGGGTCTCGCTCTACAGTTTCGGGGCTGCCGTCGTCAGCGCGTTGCTGCATCGCTATACCGGACATGACACCGTCATGTTCGGCTCACAGGTCGCCGGGCGCGACGAGACGGATCTGGAGAACCTTATCGGGGTCTTCATCAACAATGTTGTTCTGCGGTTCGACATGGCCGGTGACATTTCCTTTGCCGAGCATGTGCGTTTAGCAACCGCAACGGTGACGGCTGCCCTCAACCATCACAGAATGCCGTTCAACAAACTGGTCGAACTGGTCAATCCGGTGCGCGATCCCTCGCGCAACCCGCTGATCTCGGTCAACTTCAACCTGCAGAAGGCGTTCCTGGAAGACCATCAGTATGGAGGTTTCGAGCTGCTCAGCGCGCCGTCGCAATCGCCGGGTGTCATCTACGATCTGAGCTTCATCATGATCGGCAGGCCGAGCGGATGGCGCATGTCGATCGAATACAATGCCGACCTGTTTGAAAAGAGCACGATCGAATCTCTTCTGCGGCTTTGGCAGGAGGCCTATGAAGCGGCGCTGGAACGGCCCTCGGCGCCCCTTTCCTCACTGGTCATCCCTCCGAGGGAGATCAAGGCGCTGCGAGTGGAGACGGGGCCGGCAACGGCGATCGAACTGATGCTTGCGGCCCATCCATCCGTCGGTTCGGCCGTGGTGCTGGTCGAAGGCGATGGCAAGCGCGTGCATGCTTTCGTCACGCCGGCGCCGACGATCACCGAACCGCTCGATCGCCTGCCTGATGGCCTGATGGAGTATCTGAGCCGGCAGCTGTCGCAATCCGCGATGCCGGGTGGTGTCAGCGTGCTTCTCAATTTTCCGCGCGATGCCAGCGGCACCATCGATCGAACCGCGTTGCGGATACCGGCGCCGCCGACCATCCTCGCCAAGGCTGTGGCCGATCGCGTTGAACCAACAGATGTCTCGGCACCAGTACCGGCGGCGCGAACCGACCAGACCAAGGCTCTTGCTGCGATCTGGGCAGAGGTGCTCGGCGTCCCGACGGTCGCGCCCGGCGACAACTTCTTCGCGCTCGGCGGTCACTCGCTGCTGGCTTTGCGCATGCTCTCCGGCGCCAGATCGAAGCTTGGGGCAAAGGCCGACCTGGAGCTGCTCTTCAAGCAGCCGACATTCGGGGGCTTTTCCACTGCGCTGTTTGGCGAAGCGCAGCCGAGCGGCACCGATCTGGAACCCGCAAGCGCCAATCCCTGGAGCGTGGGGGCTTGCGGGCGCACCGACGCGCCCTATACGCTCTACACGCTCAATCATCCGTTCCTCTACTACCGGCTTGCGACCGATCTTGGCGATGCCGTCTCGGTCTATAACGCCAACATGTTCCATGCGGATCTCACCGGCGATCTCGCTTCCATGTCGCTTGAAGAGATCGCCGGGCATGCCGTCGACAGCATGGGCGCAGATATTCTGAAAGGCCCGGTCGGCGTGATGGGGCTCTGCGTCAATGGCGTGCTGGCGGTCGAAATTGCCCGCCAGCTGCGCGAGCGCGGCGCCGATCTTCGCTTCACGGCGGTCATCGATGCCTGGGCACCGGGCTATGTCAAGTCGCAGCCCCGGCTCCGGCGCCTTCGCTGGAACAGCGAGCGCCGCGTGAAGCGCATAGGCTACTTCACCCGCAAGCTCTTTTCCGGTCGCATCAGCTTCATCGACTATCTCAGGGAGTTCAACTTCACGCTTGCCCTGCTCAAACATCTGGGCCTGCGGGCGGGGACCTATTCCCAGGAAGAAGCCGTCAATGCCGACGTTACCGACCTGCTGGTCAATGCGGCCCGTCAGTATCGTCCGCCATCGACGAACGAAAAGTCGGTGCTTTTGTTCCGCAGCGAAGCCACCCATCGCCGCGCGCGCAAGCTGCTCTTCGGCTGGGGTGGTGCAATCACCGCGGACAGCGAGGTTTTCGACCTCGAGGGCTGGCACGAGGATAGCCTCAACAGCAACAGCATTCAGGCCCTGGCGACCATCGTCATCAACAGGTTCCGCTCCGACGAGAGCTGA